The following is a genomic window from Geobacillus subterraneus.
GAAACAAGTCGTCACCGTAGCGAAAACCTTTCCGTCCAGCCAGCTTTGTTCGTGCTGTGGCTATCAAAATAAAGACGTGAAACATCTCGCTTTGCGCGAATGGGAATGCCCCGTGTGCCGTACCCATCATGATCGAGATGTGAACGCAAGTATGAATATCAAAAACGAAGCCGTCAGGCTTCTAACCGCAGGAACTGTGGGGATCGCCTACTAAGATATTCGCTCGATAAAGCGAAGTTCGTAGGAATCTCCCACTTCGAAGCGAAAGTGGGAGTAGTTCAATGAAGTGATATTATTCAGATAAAGTTGAAAAAAACTCGGTTTTTTATGTAATCATAGCTTTCTATAAAAGTTTTTTGACAATATAAACAGAATAAATTATTATAGTAAAAGAATTAAAGGAGGGTTTGTCATGTCATCAATCAATAAGCAAGAAATCGCTGCCAGCGTTCCCCAGCGAGGCTTTTTCGGCCATCCGAAAGGGCTGTTCACGCTCTTTTTTACGGAGTTTTGGGAGCGCTTCTCGTACTATGGCATGCGTGCCATTTTAGTGTATTACATGTATTATGAAGTGTCGAAAGGCGGGCTAGGGCTCGACGAACAGTTGGCGCTCGCGATCATGTCGATTTACGGGGCGCTTGTGTACATGTCCGGAATCATCGGCGGCTGGCTCGCCGACCGAGTGTTTGGAACTTCACGGGCAGTCTTTTATGGCGGCATTCTCATTATGGCTGGCCATATCGCGTTGGCGTTGCCTGGCGGGGCGGCGGCGCTGTTTGTGTCGATGGCGCTCATCGTTCTTGGCACCGGGTTGTTAAAGCCGAACGTCTCCAGCATTGTCGGCGATATGTACAAGCCTGGCGATGACCGCCGCGACGCCGGATTCAGCATTTTTTACATGGGCATTAACCTCGGGGCGTTTTTGGCTCCACTTGTTGTCGGCACGGCCGGGATGAAATACAACTTCCACCTCGGGTTCGGGCTCGCCGCTGTCGGCATGTTTCTTGGGCTTGTTGTGTTTGTGGCGACAAGAAAGAAAAATCTCGGGCAGGCGGGAACGTATGTACCAAACCCGCTGACGCCGGCTGAAAAGAAAAAAACGGCTGTGATCGCTGCGGCCGCAGCGGTCGTCATGGCTGTGCTGCTCGCGATCTTGATTCCAAACGGCTGGTTTACGGTGGAAACGTTTATTTCGCTCGTCGGTATTTTAGGCATCATCATTCCGATCATTTATTTTGTCGTGATGTACCGCAGCCCGAAAACGACGGCCGAAGAGCGGTCGCGCGTCATCGCCTACATTCCGCTGTTTGTCGCTTCGGCGATGTTTTGGGCCATCCAGGAACAAGGGTCGACCATTTTGGCGAACTATGCGGATAAACGGACACAGTTGGATGTCGCTGGCATTCATCTCTCGCCAGCTTGGTTTCAGTCGCTCAACCCATTGTTCATTATCATCTTAGCGCCGGTGTTCGCTTGGATGTGGGTGAAGCTTGGCAAACGGCAGCCGACGATCCCACAAAAATTTGCCCTTGGCCTTTTGTTTGCCGGCCTGTCGTTTATCGTCATCCTCGTGCCGGGATATTTCAGCGCCGGAGAGCTCGTCCATCCGATTTGGCTTGTGTTGAGCTATTTCATCGTTGTGCTCGGTGAGCTTTGCTTGTCGCCGGTCGGCCTGTCAGCGACGACGAAACTCGCCCCGGCGGCGTTTTCGGCGCAAACGATGAGCCTTTGGTTTTTATCAAACGCTGCGGCGCAAGCGATCAACGCCCAGCTCGTCCGCTTTTACACGCCGGAGAATGAAACGGCGTATTTTGGCACGATCGGTGGGGCGGCGCTCGTCTTAAGCTTGATCTTATTCGCGCTCGCGCCAAGCATCCAGCGGTTGATGAGAGGGGTTCGTTAATTGCCGTCGGATGTTTGTCGTTGCTTATGGAAAACAATCAAATTTAAAGACAGGACGCTCTGCGTTGGCAGGGCGTCTTTTTTATCATCCTAAACCGGGAAGACTTATAAGTCAGCCCAACCGAGGGACGTACGGGGACAGCTTGGTGAACCGTCCTCCGAAGGGCGGGAGGGACAATAATCTCCAAATTTAAAGTGTTAGCGCAGGGAAGAACGTTCAATTACGAAATATTTACATAAATCGAAAAGTACGTTCAGACAGTATTTACAAAAATGGATTACGATGGAATAGAAAACAGAAAAAGAGGGGGGAAGGGAATGGCGTTTCTTGAGCTTGTCGAAGTGACGAAATCGTATGATGGAAAAAAGCGGGCTGTGGAGAATGTGAGTGTGGCGATTGAATCAGGAGAGTTTTTTGCTCTTGTTGGCCCGTCAGGATGCGGCAAAAGCACGATTTTGCGGCTGATTGCCGGCCTTGAATCGCTGACGTCGGGTTACGTATTGATCGACGGGCAGGTAGCGAACGACTGGCCGCCCCACACCCGTCAATTATCCATGGTTTTTCAAAACTATGCGTTATATCCGCATTTAACGGTGGAGCAAAATATGCGAATCGTCTTGCAGGCGCAAAAGGTGTCGAAAGAAGAACAAATGAGGCGCTGCATGGAAGCGGCAGAAATGCTTGGGATAACGGACGTATTGCAGCGGAAGCCGCGGGAGCTATCAGGAGGACAGCGCCAGCGTGTCGCCTTAGGGCGGGCGATCGTTGCAAGAACTCCGCTTTGTTTAATGGACGAGCCGCTCTCCAATTTAGATGCGAAACTGCGGGCTAAAATGCGCAGTGAACTTCGCCGCTTGCAACGGCAGCTCGGCATGACGGTCATCTATGTCACTCACGATCAAACAGAGGCAATGACGATGGCAGACCGGGTGATGATTTTGCATGCCGGACGCCCGCAGCAAGTTGGCGCTCCGCTCGATATTTACAATAGCCCAGATAACACGTTTGTCGCTTCATTTATCGGAACGCCGCCAATGAACTTGGCAGAGGCGCACGTACTTGAACATTCGCTGCTATTGCAAAACGAGCGGCCCGTTCGTTTTATGCACCGCCCTTTGCCTAAGGTGGAACGGGTGACGATCGGCCTTCGCCCGGAGCATATCTATCGAGCAGAACTAGGCGAGGGGCATGTGACAGCCAAAGTTGTCCATATCGAATGGCTTGGCAATGAGACGTTCGTGACGTTTGAGCTGACGAAGCATCTTCATTGGACGGCACGATGGAACGGACAATGGAACATAAGACTAGGGGAATTGGCATCATTTTCGTTTGACGAGCGAGCGCTGCTCTTTTTCGATGAGCACGGGCAACGGATCGGGCCCCCGATCAGGAGGGAGGAGGTGCGGATTGACGGATGAATGAACGTGTTTCGCCGGTCTTTCCGCCATCGCCATGGCCGGCTCAAGCAAAACAGGCGGCTCGGCAAACAACCGTGAAGTCATGGTTGGAAGGAATGATGTACCTTTTCCCTTCCCTTCTTCTGTTCGGTATATTTTTATTTTATCCGTTAGGTCGAACGTTGTACTTAAGTGTGTTTCATACAGACTACCAAGGGAAGCCGACGGAATTTGCTGGTTTAGCGCATTTTGCCGCCTTGTTTCAAGACGAGACGTTTTGGCATAGCGTAAAGACGACGTTTCTATTCGCGGCGCTCACTGTCCCGGCTACAATCGTGATTTCGTTCGGTCTGGCGCTGCTCGTCCATGAAAAGCGGAAAGGAATCGGGATCTTTCGAACGTTTTTCGCTTCTACGATGGGAATGAGCGTGGCCGCCGCTTCTGTCATTTGGCTGTTTATGTACAACCCAGCGATTGGGATCATTAACCGCTTGTTGTCTACGGTCGGCTTAACCCCTGTTTCGTGGCTGCTTGATCCCGATACGGCGTTGTATGCGGTGGCGGTAGCAACGATATGGATGAATATTGGGTTTACCTTTTTGTTGTTGCTAGCCGGCCTGCAAAACATCGACCCGTCCTTGTACGAAAGCGCGCGCATTGCCGGATTTAGCTATTGGCGCCAATTATGGGCGGTGACCGTGCCGCTGCTATCGCCGACATTGTTTTTTGTCACGACTGTCTCGCTCATTCAAGCGTTGCAAACGTTTGGACAAATCGACTTTTTAACAAAAGGCGGACCGGTCGATGCCACGAATGTGTTCGTTTATGCCATTTACCGGGAAGCGTTCGTCAACTACCAGTTCGGTTTCGCGAGTGCCCAGGCGATCGTATTGTTTCTAATCATCGCCGTAATCACATTTTTGCAGTTTCGGTTTGCTGAGAGGAAGGTGCACTATCAATGAGAGCGGTGCGGACAGCTTTAGATTATGGGGTGTTATGCTTATGTTCGGTGCTTCTCTTATTTCCTATGGTCTATGCTCTCTTGATGAGTTTCATGGATGGAGCCGGTATTTTGGCGGGGCATCTATGGCCTGATCGCTGGGAGTGGGTCAATTATCAAGCGGCTTTTGAACAGGCGCCGCTTGGTCGTTATTTGTTCAATAGTGTATTGGTCGCCTCAGTGATTACGGTCGGGCGCCTGATCGTTTCGAGCTTGGCTGCTTTTGCCTTTGTGTTTCTCCGTTTTCCGGGCCGAGATCTATGGTTTTACGTTTGCATTGCAACGATGCTTGTTCCGTGGGAGGCGACTGTCATTCCGAATTTTTTAACGATCCAGCAGCTCGGCTGGACGAATGATTACTTAGGGTTAACGGTGCCGTTTTGGGCGATGGCATTTGGCATCTTTTTATTGCGGCAGCAGTTTCGCCAAATTCCTTATGAGCTGTACGAGGCGGCCCGTCTGTCCGGCATCGGGAATTTCCGCTTTTTTTGCCGCGTCGTGCTTCCGCTTTCGAAAACGGGATTGGTGACGTTAGCTGTTTATAGTTTCTTAGATGCTTGGAATATGTATTTATGGCCGCTGCTCGTTACGAACGATGACCGCTTCCGCACCGTGCAGATTGGGCTGAAACAGCTACAGACGCAGGAGATTGCGAGCAGCTGGGGGGTCGTCATGGCAGCGGCTGTCGTCGCGATGCTGCCGACATTGCTGCTGTTGTTTGCCGGCCAGAAGCAATTGCGCAAAGGGTTTATGCAAGGAGCGATTCAATAGCGGGGAGGAGAAAAAGGTGAGAAACGTGCTGATTGTTTTACTGGCTTTAGTATGGCTTGGAGCAGGATGCTCAAGCGTCGGTTCCAATGGGGGGGCGGCCGGTAAAAAGACGGAAGTCGTGTTTTGGCATTCGATGAGCGGGGACTTGCAGACGGTGTTACATGACATTGTAGCGGATTTTAATCAAACCCATTCGGAAATTGAGGTAAAGCCTGTGTTTCAAGGTACATATGAGGAAGCGCTGACGAAATGGAACACGGTAGCTGGGACGGAAGAGGCGCCAACGATCATGCAGACGTTTGAAGTCGGAACGAAATATATGATTGACAGCGGGCAAATCGTTCCCGTGCAAACATGGATCGATAAGGATAAGTATGACGTTTCGCAATGGGAGAAAAACATTGTCAGCTATTATACCGTTGATGGCCGCATTTACTCGATGCCGTTTAACTCCTCAACGCCTGTGTTGATTTACAATAAAGATGCATTTCGCGAGGCCGGGCTCGATCCTGAGAACCCTCCGCTCACCTACAGCGAGCTGAAAGAAGCGGCGAAAAAGTTGACGAAGAAAAAAGGAAACGAAACGGTGCAATATGGGTTTTCGATTTTGAACTATGGCTGGTTTTTTGAAGAGATGGTGGCGGTGCAAGGTGGATTGTATGTGAACAACGATAACGGTCGAAGCGGCGATGCAACGAAAGCGGTGTTTAACGAAGAGGAAGGAAAACGGGTGTTTGAGTTGATCCGCGATATGCATCGAGACGGCACGTTTTATAACGCCGGTCAAAACTGGGACGACATGCGTGCTGCCTTTCAGGCTGGGAAGGTAGCGATGTACTTGGATTCGTCCGCTGGTGTCAAAACAGTGATCAATCATTCACCATTTGATGTTGGCGTCTCCTATTTGCCTGTTCCGGATGGTGTTGAACGCCAAGGCGTCGTCATCGGAGGGGCTTCACTTTGGATGATGAAAGGAAGCAGCGAAGAGGAACAAAAGGCGGCATGGGAGTTCATGAAATATTTGACAACCGCTCCGGTTCAAGCGGAATGGCACGTGCGGACGGGTTATTTTGCCATTAACCCCGCTGCCTATAAGGAACCGCTTGTCAAAGATGAATGGAAAACATATCCGCAGTTAAAAGTGACCGTTGACCAGCTGCATGAAACAAAATCAACCCCTGCCACCCAAGGGGCGCTAA
Proteins encoded in this region:
- a CDS encoding peptide MFS transporter, coding for MSSINKQEIAASVPQRGFFGHPKGLFTLFFTEFWERFSYYGMRAILVYYMYYEVSKGGLGLDEQLALAIMSIYGALVYMSGIIGGWLADRVFGTSRAVFYGGILIMAGHIALALPGGAAALFVSMALIVLGTGLLKPNVSSIVGDMYKPGDDRRDAGFSIFYMGINLGAFLAPLVVGTAGMKYNFHLGFGLAAVGMFLGLVVFVATRKKNLGQAGTYVPNPLTPAEKKKTAVIAAAAAVVMAVLLAILIPNGWFTVETFISLVGILGIIIPIIYFVVMYRSPKTTAEERSRVIAYIPLFVASAMFWAIQEQGSTILANYADKRTQLDVAGIHLSPAWFQSLNPLFIIILAPVFAWMWVKLGKRQPTIPQKFALGLLFAGLSFIVILVPGYFSAGELVHPIWLVLSYFIVVLGELCLSPVGLSATTKLAPAAFSAQTMSLWFLSNAAAQAINAQLVRFYTPENETAYFGTIGGAALVLSLILFALAPSIQRLMRGVR
- a CDS encoding carbohydrate ABC transporter permease → MNERVSPVFPPSPWPAQAKQAARQTTVKSWLEGMMYLFPSLLLFGIFLFYPLGRTLYLSVFHTDYQGKPTEFAGLAHFAALFQDETFWHSVKTTFLFAALTVPATIVISFGLALLVHEKRKGIGIFRTFFASTMGMSVAAASVIWLFMYNPAIGIINRLLSTVGLTPVSWLLDPDTALYAVAVATIWMNIGFTFLLLLAGLQNIDPSLYESARIAGFSYWRQLWAVTVPLLSPTLFFVTTVSLIQALQTFGQIDFLTKGGPVDATNVFVYAIYREAFVNYQFGFASAQAIVLFLIIAVITFLQFRFAERKVHYQ
- a CDS encoding ABC transporter substrate-binding protein; translation: MRNVLIVLLALVWLGAGCSSVGSNGGAAGKKTEVVFWHSMSGDLQTVLHDIVADFNQTHSEIEVKPVFQGTYEEALTKWNTVAGTEEAPTIMQTFEVGTKYMIDSGQIVPVQTWIDKDKYDVSQWEKNIVSYYTVDGRIYSMPFNSSTPVLIYNKDAFREAGLDPENPPLTYSELKEAAKKLTKKKGNETVQYGFSILNYGWFFEEMVAVQGGLYVNNDNGRSGDATKAVFNEEEGKRVFELIRDMHRDGTFYNAGQNWDDMRAAFQAGKVAMYLDSSAGVKTVINHSPFDVGVSYLPVPDGVERQGVVIGGASLWMMKGSSEEEQKAAWEFMKYLTTAPVQAEWHVRTGYFAINPAAYKEPLVKDEWKTYPQLKVTVDQLHETKSTPATQGALITVFPESRQHVVKAMERLYEGVDPQEALNQAVEETNQALQREN
- a CDS encoding carbohydrate ABC transporter permease, which translates into the protein MRAVRTALDYGVLCLCSVLLLFPMVYALLMSFMDGAGILAGHLWPDRWEWVNYQAAFEQAPLGRYLFNSVLVASVITVGRLIVSSLAAFAFVFLRFPGRDLWFYVCIATMLVPWEATVIPNFLTIQQLGWTNDYLGLTVPFWAMAFGIFLLRQQFRQIPYELYEAARLSGIGNFRFFCRVVLPLSKTGLVTLAVYSFLDAWNMYLWPLLVTNDDRFRTVQIGLKQLQTQEIASSWGVVMAAAVVAMLPTLLLLFAGQKQLRKGFMQGAIQ
- a CDS encoding ABC transporter ATP-binding protein, producing MAFLELVEVTKSYDGKKRAVENVSVAIESGEFFALVGPSGCGKSTILRLIAGLESLTSGYVLIDGQVANDWPPHTRQLSMVFQNYALYPHLTVEQNMRIVLQAQKVSKEEQMRRCMEAAEMLGITDVLQRKPRELSGGQRQRVALGRAIVARTPLCLMDEPLSNLDAKLRAKMRSELRRLQRQLGMTVIYVTHDQTEAMTMADRVMILHAGRPQQVGAPLDIYNSPDNTFVASFIGTPPMNLAEAHVLEHSLLLQNERPVRFMHRPLPKVERVTIGLRPEHIYRAELGEGHVTAKVVHIEWLGNETFVTFELTKHLHWTARWNGQWNIRLGELASFSFDERALLFFDEHGQRIGPPIRREEVRIDG